A genomic window from Candidatus Methylacidiphilum fumarolicum includes:
- a CDS encoding tetratricopeptide repeat protein, giving the protein MNNKKRPIRLFRIKREELLYVFWAATTIFIFWGGAWGWSEVLENQKEKDRVFFQAYQDALVAFKRLKLEEAQKAISRAMELRPNDPRAIVLAARIYLKQKDYERAEKELYKVFKIQPDYGPAYQYLGEVFFAKKDFKEALYRFEQAALHDPMNKEILLKRIYCEIGLGRLLGAENLLSELSAFDEASPGYYFARAALCRVQKKYADEKNFLDTARIIYGNDAFSQYLADYESLFAKKQTLN; this is encoded by the coding sequence TTGAACAATAAAAAAAGACCAATTAGACTTTTTAGGATAAAAAGGGAAGAGCTTTTATACGTTTTTTGGGCAGCTACCACTATTTTTATTTTTTGGGGAGGAGCCTGGGGATGGAGTGAGGTGTTGGAAAATCAAAAAGAAAAGGATAGGGTTTTTTTTCAAGCTTATCAGGATGCTCTGGTGGCCTTTAAGAGGCTCAAGTTGGAGGAAGCGCAAAAAGCCATTTCTAGGGCTATGGAATTAAGGCCAAATGATCCACGTGCTATCGTTTTAGCTGCCCGGATCTATTTAAAGCAGAAGGATTATGAAAGGGCAGAAAAAGAATTGTACAAGGTTTTCAAAATACAACCAGACTATGGTCCCGCCTATCAATATTTAGGAGAGGTTTTTTTTGCAAAAAAAGATTTCAAAGAAGCATTATATCGGTTCGAACAAGCAGCATTACATGATCCTATGAACAAAGAGATTCTTTTGAAAAGGATCTATTGTGAAATTGGATTAGGAAGGCTTTTAGGTGCAGAGAATTTACTTTCTGAATTAAGTGCTTTTGATGAAGCTTCTCCTGGCTATTATTTTGCTAGGGCTGCTCTGTGTCGGGTTCAAAAAAAATATGCGGATGAAAAAAATTTTCTTGATACTGCTCGCATCATATATGGTAACGATGCTTTTAGTCAGTATCTTGCTGACTATGAATCCTTGTTTGCCAAAAAACAAACATTGAATTAA
- the amoC gene encoding bacterial ammonia monooxygenase, subunit AmoC produces the protein MAQATTQTVSISIPDKSAFSWKNLWIALAIITVFEIAVNVYERTFAFAKGLDYFTPDYQTYWMSILYTELILEPTTLIALCSWLWVTRDRAMENLAPAEELRRYWNLGLFVVVYTVLLYWGASYYTEQDGTWHQTVIRDTDFTPSHIIEFYQSYPIYIIAGVGSMVYAMTRLPAYARAFSVPYAVLVGSPLMIFPNVGLNEFGHTRWFMEELFVAPLHWGFVMFGWGALGILGTWLQACPRVLELIKQVYYGKPATPPAVVLNDPERTTKMELCEI, from the coding sequence ATGGCACAAGCGACAACGCAAACGGTCTCGATATCTATACCGGACAAGTCAGCCTTCTCTTGGAAAAACCTCTGGATTGCTCTAGCCATCATCACAGTCTTTGAAATTGCTGTGAATGTCTATGAGCGAACCTTTGCGTTTGCCAAGGGGTTGGACTACTTCACTCCGGACTATCAGACCTACTGGATGAGTATCCTTTACACCGAGCTGATTCTTGAGCCGACGACACTCATCGCGCTCTGCTCTTGGTTGTGGGTAACCAGAGATCGTGCGATGGAAAACCTTGCCCCTGCAGAGGAGTTAAGGCGGTATTGGAACCTTGGACTATTTGTCGTGGTCTATACCGTTCTACTCTACTGGGGAGCAAGCTATTATACGGAGCAAGACGGCACGTGGCATCAGACGGTGATTAGGGATACCGACTTCACACCAAGCCACATCATCGAGTTCTATCAGAGCTATCCTATCTATATCATAGCTGGGGTAGGATCGATGGTGTATGCCATGACAAGACTTCCCGCCTATGCGAGAGCTTTCTCTGTACCCTATGCGGTGCTGGTTGGCTCTCCCTTGATGATCTTCCCCAACGTGGGTTTGAACGAATTTGGTCATACCCGTTGGTTTATGGAAGAGCTGTTTGTGGCTCCGCTCCATTGGGGATTCGTCATGTTTGGGTGGGGGGCTCTGGGAATTCTTGGCACATGGCTTCAAGCTTGCCCAAGAGTTCTGGAGCTGATCAAACAGGTCTACTATGGCAAGCCGGCTACGCCACCTGCGGTTGTGTTAAACGACCCAGAGAGAACAACAAAAATGGAATTGTGCGAAATATAA
- the amoA gene encoding bacterial ammonia monooxygenase, subunit AmoA, with amino-acid sequence MQQVAAEAEARALERKFDIVVLVSMFLAILSGFHIHQMLTAGDWSFWIDWKDRMWWPVVAPIMDITFPAACQAILWTKFKAPIGATFSCAGLFFGQWMNRYWNFWGWAHYPLNFVFPETLLPQAIVLDGVLMITNNFVVTALIGGELWGWLFYPSNWPMIAPYHVPVEYYGQLMSVADLIQYQYIRTSTPEYIRMVETGTMRSFAGGVLGVSAFFSGFCSVIMYFIWWYFGYFFGWTKFIKHSKV; translated from the coding sequence ATGCAACAAGTAGCTGCAGAAGCCGAAGCAAGGGCACTCGAAAGAAAGTTCGATATTGTCGTTCTTGTATCGATGTTTCTTGCTATCCTTTCTGGCTTTCACATCCATCAGATGCTGACAGCCGGGGACTGGTCCTTCTGGATCGACTGGAAAGATAGAATGTGGTGGCCAGTGGTTGCCCCTATCATGGATATAACTTTCCCAGCAGCTTGCCAGGCTATCCTGTGGACAAAGTTTAAAGCGCCTATAGGAGCAACCTTTAGCTGTGCCGGATTGTTTTTTGGTCAGTGGATGAACAGGTATTGGAATTTCTGGGGTTGGGCACACTACCCTTTGAATTTCGTTTTCCCTGAAACGCTTCTTCCGCAAGCGATTGTCCTCGATGGCGTTTTAATGATCACCAATAACTTTGTGGTGACTGCGCTAATCGGAGGAGAGCTGTGGGGATGGCTCTTTTATCCTTCGAATTGGCCCATGATTGCTCCATACCATGTCCCTGTGGAATACTATGGACAGCTCATGAGTGTTGCTGACCTGATTCAATATCAGTACATCCGAACATCCACTCCTGAGTACATCCGAATGGTCGAAACAGGTACAATGAGAAGCTTTGCTGGAGGCGTGCTTGGCGTCTCGGCATTTTTCTCAGGATTCTGTTCGGTCATTATGTACTTTATATGGTGGTACTTCGGATATTTCTTCGGGTGGACAAAATTTATAAAACATTCGAAGGTATAA
- a CDS encoding tubulin-like doman-containing protein, translating to MNANHLIIGLGGTGGKIIRAFRKTIFQEFRKIDPPNVRLSYLYVDSSDELMRLDDPSWKVLGQSVQIPPTSQLLIKSSNLASILEDLPSYPGIQPWIGDKTIWRDILNSIIGDAIGGQKRRLGRFLFASHADEFCRRLTHLVNEIQKGGQQDVTFHVCCGLAGGTGSGILIDCVSQIRKNYPDTLQYRIILYTLLPEEHPKPNWNTGNYHANGYAALLELNALSIGKFYPCDIAGDGRKLEELKTPFNGCYVFTNFNENGLAVDISEDIPNILADFLYQKIVTVRNINWESLGRAENAENGDGNPETLPGSNDPVRSKRFLTFGVKRLSVPESEISEYIAFQFARQAALQLRYNNWSETDGFLSDPRNLDMVSYVSSPEQLERWMLSDEHFILSSPILESDGVGSKWQPVSRYWMNVTTNLKEYVQGKETADKWLDRLKNLLDTRFQEQYRGQGVKAFYETVSQSTRERAREIRQKLERELFSDWINGTKSAHEISSLLGALIPHLKARFDRIEEEITKLKPQEEELAKKLSEQQKEWAKVGVISDMFGKRRRLFDAASTVLQDLYTVRTKIEGWQFAKKFLPVIIEEIVLLKADVDKAASMIAESIKAFEDQIAVRCSDQGAMIDLRKQVIRFYDPELVKNVTKRLIKDQKEATTQTQRVRTAIAEKLGEKLDFKTLNERISKTVFLDTLERQCMENAKIAHNNLVQTESDRLIGVSIIEKLKERYADRQSLRLYLDNVVKAAGNYLIFNSDEKRRVGQGINPTAQIAVSNFTVILPKAPEMEDYIKVLKEVFFECIRNPSKEFIENDTRLNEIILVSITNLFPLRIVQHMSFLKSKYLERINGSDSKRARMELHIEGDGQTLPSLFVPTRTELEERLAPVLLLGMVLKEKEEDGTEREMLQKIETETGAIQLGFMQKDEYGFDQPVYLGGDNFSEALSNIREEAGILLEQKVEALLKSPEMKLEPKRKEIESEIVKKVNNLRATIKPTDLKSRRLADWGKLAIKKVRGEL from the coding sequence ATGAATGCAAATCATCTCATTATCGGTTTGGGGGGAACGGGAGGAAAAATTATACGAGCTTTCCGAAAGACCATCTTTCAAGAATTCAGGAAAATCGATCCTCCCAATGTCCGGCTCTCTTACCTTTATGTCGATTCAAGCGATGAACTGATGCGTCTTGATGATCCTAGTTGGAAAGTTCTTGGACAGAGTGTTCAAATTCCACCAACCAGTCAACTTTTAATAAAATCTTCTAATTTGGCTTCAATCCTTGAGGACCTGCCGAGTTATCCTGGCATTCAGCCTTGGATTGGAGACAAAACCATTTGGAGAGACATCCTCAATAGTATTATTGGGGATGCCATCGGAGGGCAGAAAAGGAGGCTTGGAAGATTTCTTTTTGCCAGTCATGCTGACGAATTTTGTCGCAGACTTACCCATCTTGTAAACGAAATTCAAAAAGGTGGCCAACAGGATGTTACTTTTCATGTTTGTTGTGGCTTGGCGGGTGGAACAGGCAGTGGGATACTGATTGATTGTGTTAGTCAAATAAGGAAAAACTATCCCGATACACTTCAATACCGAATTATCCTTTATACGTTATTGCCCGAAGAGCATCCGAAACCTAACTGGAATACAGGAAATTATCATGCCAATGGCTATGCCGCTTTGCTTGAACTCAATGCTTTGAGTATCGGTAAGTTTTATCCCTGTGACATTGCCGGGGATGGAAGAAAATTAGAAGAACTCAAAACGCCTTTCAATGGGTGTTATGTTTTTACCAATTTTAACGAAAACGGACTGGCCGTGGATATCTCAGAAGATATACCTAATATTCTAGCTGATTTTCTTTACCAAAAAATTGTGACAGTCAGAAACATTAACTGGGAATCGCTCGGACGGGCTGAGAATGCAGAAAATGGGGACGGAAATCCTGAAACGCTGCCCGGTTCGAATGATCCTGTTCGTTCGAAAAGATTTTTAACTTTTGGTGTCAAAAGGCTTTCTGTCCCTGAATCGGAAATTTCTGAGTACATTGCCTTCCAATTTGCTCGACAAGCGGCTTTGCAGCTTCGCTATAACAACTGGTCTGAGACTGATGGCTTTTTATCCGATCCACGTAATCTGGATATGGTGAGCTATGTGAGTAGCCCCGAACAGCTTGAGCGATGGATGCTCAGCGACGAACACTTCATCTTGTCTTCTCCGATTCTTGAATCGGATGGGGTAGGCTCAAAATGGCAGCCTGTGAGCCGGTATTGGATGAATGTGACGACTAATTTAAAAGAATATGTGCAGGGAAAGGAAACAGCGGACAAATGGTTGGATCGATTGAAAAACTTGTTGGATACAAGGTTTCAAGAGCAATACAGAGGACAAGGAGTTAAAGCTTTTTATGAGACAGTAAGTCAATCAACTAGAGAAAGGGCCAGAGAAATAAGGCAAAAATTGGAGCGTGAGCTTTTTTCAGATTGGATTAATGGAACAAAATCCGCTCACGAAATCAGCTCTCTTCTTGGAGCTTTAATTCCTCATTTAAAAGCTCGATTCGATCGTATAGAAGAAGAAATCACCAAACTAAAACCACAGGAAGAGGAATTGGCCAAAAAATTGTCGGAACAACAAAAAGAGTGGGCCAAAGTGGGTGTAATTTCGGATATGTTTGGGAAAAGGAGAAGGCTTTTTGATGCGGCTTCTACTGTATTGCAAGATCTTTATACGGTGAGGACAAAAATAGAAGGTTGGCAATTTGCCAAGAAATTCCTGCCTGTGATTATTGAAGAAATCGTTTTATTAAAGGCCGATGTGGATAAGGCCGCATCGATGATTGCTGAATCCATTAAAGCATTTGAAGATCAAATAGCTGTTCGTTGTTCAGATCAGGGGGCAATGATCGATTTAAGAAAACAGGTGATCCGTTTTTACGATCCGGAGCTTGTTAAAAATGTTACAAAAAGATTGATTAAAGATCAAAAAGAAGCAACTACCCAAACACAAAGAGTCAGAACGGCTATTGCTGAGAAGCTTGGAGAAAAACTCGATTTTAAAACTCTAAATGAAAGGATCTCTAAGACCGTGTTTCTCGATACTCTAGAAAGACAATGCATGGAAAATGCAAAGATTGCGCATAACAATTTAGTGCAGACCGAAAGTGATCGGCTTATTGGAGTAAGTATTATAGAAAAATTAAAAGAGAGGTATGCAGATAGGCAATCACTTCGACTCTACTTAGACAATGTTGTTAAGGCTGCAGGCAATTATCTTATCTTTAATTCGGATGAGAAAAGAAGAGTTGGACAAGGCATTAATCCTACCGCACAAATAGCTGTATCAAATTTTACAGTTATCCTTCCAAAAGCTCCCGAAATGGAAGATTACATCAAAGTTCTCAAGGAAGTCTTTTTTGAATGTATTCGCAATCCAAGCAAAGAGTTTATTGAAAATGATACTCGGCTCAATGAAATCATCCTTGTGAGCATTACGAACCTTTTCCCTCTGCGCATTGTCCAGCATATGTCTTTTCTGAAGTCCAAATATTTAGAAAGAATTAATGGATCTGATTCGAAAAGAGCCCGTATGGAGTTGCATATTGAAGGGGATGGCCAAACCCTTCCTTCGCTTTTTGTTCCTACTCGAACAGAATTGGAAGAAAGGTTAGCTCCCGTTCTTCTTTTAGGAATGGTCCTGAAGGAAAAAGAGGAAGATGGTACTGAAAGAGAAATGCTTCAAAAAATTGAGACTGAAACTGGGGCGATCCAGTTAGGCTTTATGCAAAAAGATGAATATGGGTTTGATCAACCTGTCTATCTTGGAGGAGACAATTTTTCTGAAGCCCTTTCCAATATCAGAGAAGAAGCAGGGATACTTTTGGAGCAGAAGGTTGAGGCATTGCTTAAAAGCCCAGAGATGAAGCTAGAGCCAAAAAGAAAAGAAATCGAATCTGAGATTGTCAAAAAAGTCAACAATTTGAGAGCAACAATAAAGCCAACTGATCTAAAATCAAGAAGATTGGCTGATTGGGGAAAACTGGCGATAAAAAAGGTTCGTGGCGAACTATGA
- the amoB gene encoding bacterial ammonia monooxygenase, subunit AmoB — MKTFNCEIGMKKIVRVGGALLLSGLMLAPMSSLFAVQGMGAKSQEAFLRMRTVTFFDTRFSFTPNNRVKVGDEFTCTGKVMLMPTWPQEIPFSGISFFNFFVPGPQVLRKAIFVNEKYFQFNSVVLEKGGVYEYKMVNQARTPGIWPVGPMVSMEEAGPFIGPEEFLTIEGSGAGFTNPVKTLLGNTIDLENYGEGRMIAWTLLTSAIAVVWLVYWCSKPFTRRLGLVAAGRKEDLFSPMDRQVCFLFTIGTIVLVAAAAMITKAQYPITIPIQETKYYIKPLPPEPALIQAEVTDATYDVPGRTLSFHLQVKNIGDKPVVLKEFLTANVRFLNPDVPGNTWNENNPEVNGGPMRVTPSEPINPGETKTLEVSMQSAEWENQRLTMYHESTNRFGGLLFFTDTSGTRQVFAIADQIVIPKFGATMGGGM, encoded by the coding sequence GTGAAAACATTCAACTGCGAAATTGGGATGAAAAAAATAGTCAGAGTAGGAGGAGCGCTTTTGCTCTCTGGGCTAATGCTGGCTCCTATGTCATCTCTTTTTGCTGTGCAGGGAATGGGGGCAAAATCTCAAGAGGCCTTCTTGAGAATGCGTACCGTTACCTTTTTCGATACCCGATTTTCCTTTACTCCAAACAATAGGGTGAAAGTCGGAGACGAATTTACCTGCACGGGTAAAGTGATGCTCATGCCAACATGGCCCCAAGAAATTCCTTTTTCAGGAATATCCTTCTTTAACTTCTTCGTTCCTGGGCCACAGGTGTTGCGGAAGGCTATTTTTGTTAATGAAAAATACTTCCAATTTAATTCTGTGGTGTTGGAAAAAGGAGGAGTTTACGAATATAAAATGGTTAATCAAGCCAGGACACCCGGAATATGGCCTGTTGGTCCTATGGTTAGTATGGAAGAAGCTGGACCGTTCATCGGACCTGAAGAATTCTTGACGATTGAAGGCTCTGGTGCTGGTTTTACCAATCCAGTAAAGACCTTGTTAGGGAATACAATCGATCTAGAAAATTATGGTGAAGGTCGAATGATAGCTTGGACGCTACTAACCTCTGCCATTGCGGTAGTCTGGCTTGTATATTGGTGCTCTAAGCCATTCACAAGAAGGCTTGGATTAGTGGCAGCTGGAAGAAAAGAGGATCTATTCAGCCCTATGGATAGACAGGTCTGTTTCCTGTTTACCATCGGAACAATCGTATTGGTAGCAGCAGCAGCAATGATAACCAAAGCTCAGTATCCAATAACGATACCGATTCAGGAAACAAAATACTATATCAAACCTCTGCCTCCAGAACCAGCTTTAATTCAAGCTGAAGTAACTGATGCGACTTACGATGTTCCAGGCCGGACTTTGTCATTCCATTTGCAGGTTAAAAATATCGGTGATAAACCTGTCGTTTTAAAAGAGTTTTTAACTGCAAACGTCAGGTTTTTAAATCCCGATGTCCCTGGAAATACTTGGAATGAAAACAATCCTGAAGTAAATGGTGGTCCTATGAGGGTAACCCCATCGGAGCCAATCAATCCGGGAGAAACAAAGACATTAGAAGTCTCCATGCAGAGTGCAGAATGGGAAAATCAAAGACTCACAATGTATCATGAGTCAACAAACCGATTTGGAGGACTTCTGTTCTTTACGGATACTTCTGGAACACGTCAAGTCTTTGCTATTGCTGATCAAATCGTCATTCCGAAATTCGGTGCTACCATGGGCGGTGGTATGTAA
- the pgl gene encoding 6-phosphogluconolactonase has translation MNRMDVISFERLEEWLVYLTLSFKEIVKTSLSHKPICHVALSGGSTPVPFYERLCTEALPWEKICFWLGDERWVPSEDPQSNEGMIRRTLGATNKEFQFYGWHLSEEPSQAAALYEKMLLEKVGNPPVFDLILLGIGEDGHTASLFPDSKALEEKEHYTALSLQPSSGQIRLTFTFPLINMAHQIWFLVSGNKKQPIIEKVLSASPEIPAGKVIAKNKKLIWLKA, from the coding sequence ATGAATCGGATGGATGTGATCTCTTTTGAAAGATTAGAAGAGTGGCTTGTGTATCTTACTTTATCTTTTAAAGAAATAGTAAAAACTTCATTATCTCATAAACCAATATGTCATGTGGCTTTATCAGGAGGTAGTACGCCAGTTCCTTTTTATGAGCGGTTGTGCACAGAAGCATTACCCTGGGAAAAGATCTGCTTTTGGCTTGGTGATGAGCGCTGGGTTCCAAGCGAAGATCCTCAGAGTAATGAAGGAATGATTCGCAGAACTTTGGGGGCTACGAATAAGGAATTCCAATTTTATGGCTGGCATCTCTCTGAAGAGCCTTCTCAAGCAGCAGCACTCTATGAAAAAATGCTGCTTGAGAAGGTAGGAAATCCTCCCGTTTTTGACTTGATCCTATTGGGCATTGGGGAAGATGGTCATACCGCCTCTCTTTTCCCTGATTCTAAGGCTTTAGAAGAAAAAGAACACTATACCGCTCTTTCGCTTCAGCCTTCTAGCGGACAAATCCGACTTACCTTTACTTTTCCTTTAATAAATATGGCACATCAGATCTGGTTTTTGGTGTCTGGTAATAAAAAACAACCAATCATTGAAAAGGTACTGTCTGCGTCTCCTGAAATTCCTGCTGGAAAGGTCATAGCCAAAAACAAAAAGTTAATTTGGCTTAAGGCTTAG
- the zwf gene encoding glucose-6-phosphate dehydrogenase, giving the protein MQSYKAHRSTTSIYPTKIDPTAVVIFGATGDLTQRKIIPAFYHLRKHGRLPDHFVIVGFARRPYGEKEFRALLKQSLEDYSHTHPIDPEIWQWLEERIFYLQGDLANSEDYVKLAHLLNSLPESKYYKDNHLFYLATAPKYFPIVSENLAKAGLNPQPGISGQRRLIVEKPFGIDLKSARELNSILQKYFPEKSIFRIDHYLGKETVQNLLYFRFGNSIFEPLWDRKYIDHVQITVAETQTIGSRGEYYDATGASRDMLQNHLMQLFSLIAMEPPASLEAESIRDEKVKVLKSVPIPSSEEWLHNSVRAQYGPGILGGKTIKAYREEDKVSKNSLTETYVCVKLEIDNWRWSGVPFYLRTGKALAKQFSEICIVFNRPPCVLFANSTKKVARNWLKIRIQPNEGIHLLFNTKVPNLPALQEAKMDFYYRRYGDHYFPEAYERLLLDALNGESTLFTRSDEVEYAWRVIDALRNAWSEEEVDSIPLYAPGSMGPVEADELLRRDGRYWGPPPKEEEEIQEAES; this is encoded by the coding sequence ATGCAAAGTTATAAAGCTCATCGGTCGACCACATCTATTTATCCCACAAAAATTGATCCAACAGCGGTTGTTATTTTTGGAGCTACCGGTGATTTAACCCAAAGAAAGATTATTCCTGCTTTTTATCACCTTCGTAAGCATGGGCGGTTACCCGATCATTTCGTCATTGTTGGCTTTGCGCGTAGACCGTATGGAGAAAAAGAATTTAGGGCGCTTTTAAAACAATCCCTCGAGGATTATTCTCATACGCATCCTATAGATCCAGAGATTTGGCAATGGCTCGAGGAAAGAATCTTTTATTTGCAAGGGGATTTAGCAAATTCTGAAGATTATGTGAAACTTGCCCATCTCCTCAACTCTTTGCCTGAATCCAAATATTATAAGGATAATCATCTTTTTTACTTAGCAACTGCTCCAAAATATTTTCCTATTGTTTCGGAAAATTTGGCAAAAGCTGGCTTAAATCCCCAGCCTGGAATCTCTGGACAAAGACGGCTAATTGTAGAAAAGCCTTTTGGTATAGATTTAAAATCGGCCAGAGAGCTAAATTCCATTCTGCAAAAATATTTTCCTGAAAAAAGTATTTTTAGAATAGATCATTATCTGGGTAAAGAAACAGTTCAAAATCTCCTTTATTTTAGGTTTGGTAATTCGATATTTGAGCCTCTTTGGGACAGAAAATATATCGATCATGTACAAATTACTGTTGCTGAGACGCAAACCATTGGGAGTCGCGGAGAATACTATGATGCAACTGGAGCTTCACGGGATATGCTACAAAACCATTTAATGCAGCTTTTCAGTCTGATTGCCATGGAGCCACCAGCTTCTCTTGAAGCTGAGTCAATTAGGGATGAAAAAGTGAAAGTTTTAAAGTCAGTGCCTATCCCATCTTCCGAAGAATGGCTGCACAATAGCGTCCGTGCTCAGTATGGACCTGGGATTTTAGGAGGGAAAACAATTAAAGCCTATAGGGAAGAAGATAAGGTCTCTAAGAATTCTCTTACAGAAACCTATGTGTGTGTGAAACTTGAGATCGATAACTGGAGGTGGAGTGGTGTCCCTTTTTATTTAAGAACTGGAAAGGCGTTGGCTAAACAGTTCAGCGAAATTTGTATCGTTTTCAATCGACCTCCCTGCGTCCTGTTTGCAAACAGCACCAAAAAAGTGGCAAGAAACTGGTTGAAAATTCGTATTCAACCCAACGAAGGGATTCATCTTCTTTTTAATACCAAAGTACCCAATCTACCTGCTCTGCAGGAGGCAAAAATGGATTTTTATTACAGGAGATATGGAGATCATTATTTCCCAGAAGCCTATGAAAGATTACTGTTGGATGCCCTGAATGGAGAATCAACCCTTTTTACCCGATCGGATGAAGTAGAGTATGCGTGGAGAGTTATCGATGCTTTAAGAAATGCATGGAGTGAGGAAGAAGTTGATTCTATTCCTCTTTATGCTCCAGGCTCTATGGGACCTGTCGAAGCAGATGAATTGTTGCGAAGGGACGGCCGCTATTGGGGACCTCCTCCAAAGGAAGAAGAAGAAATACAGGAAGCGGAAAGTTGA
- the amoC gene encoding bacterial ammonia monooxygenase, subunit AmoC gives MAQATTQTVSISIPDKSAFSWKNLWIALAIITAFEIAVNVYERTFAFAKGLDYFTPDYQTYWMSILYTELILEPTTLIALCSWLWVTRDRAMENLAPAEELRRYWNLGLYLVVYTTLLYWGASYYTEQDGTWHQTVIRDTDFTPSHIIEFYQSYPIYIVAGVGSMVYAMTRLPQYAKAFSVPYAVLVGSPLMIFPNVGLNEFGHTRWFMEELFVAPLHWGFVMFGWGALAILGTVLQICPRILELIKQVYYGKPATPPAVVLNDPEKATDPALCEV, from the coding sequence ATGGCACAAGCGACAACGCAAACGGTCTCGATATCGATACCGGACAAGTCAGCCTTCTCTTGGAAAAACCTCTGGATTGCTCTAGCTATCATCACAGCCTTTGAAATTGCTGTGAATGTCTATGAGCGAACCTTTGCGTTTGCCAAGGGGTTGGACTACTTCACTCCGGACTATCAGACCTACTGGATGAGTATCCTTTACACCGAGCTGATTCTTGAGCCGACGACACTCATCGCGCTCTGCTCTTGGTTGTGGGTAACCAGAGATCGTGCGATGGAAAACCTTGCCCCTGCAGAGGAGTTAAGGCGGTATTGGAACCTTGGACTATACCTCGTGGTCTATACCACTTTACTCTACTGGGGAGCAAGCTATTATACGGAGCAAGACGGCACGTGGCATCAGACGGTGATTAGGGATACCGACTTCACACCAAGCCACATCATCGAGTTCTATCAGAGCTATCCTATCTATATTGTGGCTGGGGTAGGATCGATGGTGTATGCCATGACAAGGTTGCCTCAATATGCGAAAGCATTTTCAGTACCCTATGCGGTGCTGGTTGGCTCTCCCTTGATGATCTTCCCCAACGTGGGTTTGAACGAATTTGGTCATACCCGTTGGTTTATGGAAGAGCTGTTTGTGGCTCCGCTCCATTGGGGATTCGTCATGTTTGGGTGGGGGGCTTTGGCAATTCTTGGCACAGTTCTTCAGATTTGTCCAAGAATCCTGGAGCTGATCAAACAGGTCTACTATGGCAAGCCGGCTACGCCACCTGCGGTTGTGTTGAACGACCCAGAAAAAGCTACGGATCCGGCTTTATGTGAAGTTTGA